From the genome of Triticum aestivum cultivar Chinese Spring chromosome 3B, IWGSC CS RefSeq v2.1, whole genome shotgun sequence, one region includes:
- the LOC123068929 gene encoding serine/threonine-protein phosphatase 7 long form homolog — MITALPIRGEPVVSPRVSPSWALDIAARLGMEMPESQRSGNPRGIPLVWLRDNFLNLSSFANEETRKRHLFAYLLWLLGNLFPNSHGDVVVPGLIYIAENMVDEPLPEQPKYSFGSAMLSHTYRGLCDATQKTSFAQKAPLLCVAYEFLQLWSWEYLPVGRPRIVQPIYPYDFGEGASATMATRWTKARKRWSPDIAKNCYPMYHQQFEILDEAEVTWNPWTQDQLKMVFDARHFTPGMLTDSAFWLTRCNLLFLWCVEPYNPERVMRQFGLYQEIPPPFPRRIDEETHKLTNMGRGWSLYDWREENS; from the exons ATGATCACTGCTCTACCAATTAGAGGTGAGCCGGTAGTCTCTCCACGAGTGTCTCCATCTTGGGCATTAGATATAGCAGCCCGTCTTGGGATGGAAATGCCAGAATCACAACGTTCTGGTAACCCTCGgggcatcccactcgtctggcttcGTGATAACTTTCTTAATTTATCTAGCTTCGCCAATGAGGAGACGAGAAAAAGACATCTGTTTGCATATTTGTTGTGGCTCCTCGGGAATCTATTTCCAAATTCACATGGGGACGTTGTTGTCCCTGGTCTCATCTACATTGCAGAGAATATGGTAGATGAACCTTTACCCGAGCAGCCAAAATACAGCTTCGGTTCTGCCATGCTATCTCATACATACAGAGGCTTGTGTGATGCCACGCAAAAAACCTCTTTCGCACAAAAAGCTCCATTACTTTGTGTCGCCTATGAGTTTCTACAGTTGTGGTCCTGGGAATACCTCCCTGTAGGACGACCTCGTATAGTACAACCCATATACCCATATGACTTTGGCGAGGGTGCTAGCGCAACTATGGCCACCAGGTGGACAAAGGCACGGAAACGTTGGTCTCCAGATATTGCGAAAAATTGTTACCCTATGTACCACCAGCAGTTTGAGATACTTGATGAGGCAGAAGTCACATGGAACCCGTGGACTCAGGACCAGCTAAAAATGGTCTTTGATGCTCGACACTTCACACCAGGCATGTTGACCGATAGTGCATTCTGGCTGACTCGCTGCAACTTATTGTTCCTGTGGTGTGTTGAACCTTACAACCCAGAGCGTGTAATGAGACAGTTCGGTCTCTATCAAGAAATTCCACCACCTTTTCCCAGACGTATCGATGAGGAAACACATAA GCTAACCAATATGGGCAGGGGTTGGAGTTTATACGATTGGAGGGAAGAGAACAGTTAA